ATCTGTTGGCGGGCTGCGGTGGGATCTGTCGGCGGGCTGGGGTGCCTGTGCAGTGACAGTCAGCTGTGCACTGGGGGGTTGGAAGGTCGAGGCCACTGGTGACAGAGGGGAAGCTCCTGAGAGGTGTACTCAAAAGCAAATGAGGGATGTTGTTTGGCCTTTGCCCATTTTGACCAACCagcttattgtttttttcttgcaacaacaaaatacacacaTAGCTATAGACACATTTTAATTATAGAAAGGATTGCAGGGAAAATACCTTTATTATTGTGAGTCTAAAATTCTTTAGCCTTTAACTCACTTTTTTCCCattgaaataattgtttttttaatgtggtgTTTGAAACACCTATGTTTTTAGAAGTTGAAATATAGCAGAATAGCTGCTCTTtttatacatacgtgtgtgtaggtatatatctatacacacatatatgtgtgtacattgatatacatacacatatatgtaattttaaaaataggatcgTATTAAACATATGATCTTACATTTTGCATTCTTTATTTAATAGCACATTGTAAGTATTTCCTGAGGCATTACATAGTCTTCAAATAATGCCTAAAGTATTCTGTTATATGGATGAAGCATGTATTATTCATCTACCTCCCtattccactctttttttttttaaagacagagtcttgcccagtcccccaggctggagtgtagtgtcgtgatctcagctcactgcagcctctgcctcctgggtttgagtgatcctcccagctcagcctcctgaatagctgggcgtgcaccaccatgcccagctaatttttgtatagttgtagagactgggtcttgccatgttgcccaggctggtcttgaactcctgggctcaagagatctgccagcctcagcctctgaaagtgctgggattacatgtgtgagccaccgcgcctggccccttttttccacattttaagTTGCTTCCAATTTTCTTCTACTATAAAAAATGTTGTgataaacatatagtatatgactCTGTCCACATCTCTCACATTTTCTTACAGTCGACTTTAGACATAATGACCTTCATGAAGTTTTCATAAACATTATCAATAGCGTAATAAATCCCCCAATACAATGGCTGGTGCACAGCAGGCATTCAAGAATTGTTACCTATAAATAGGAAATCAAGTAGGTGAGAGAACAGACCAATTCTGTCACAGCAGAGGGCTGGGAGAGAAATCTGCTCGACCTCTTCAGGGCAGGATGTAACTGGGCAGTCTAGGGTAAGAGGGATGAGAAGAAATGGGGATGCTTTTGCTCCCCGGTGCAGGTGGACCTGCCAGTACCTAGAATGAAATGATTCCTTGCTTTGAACCAAACATGCCAATACTACCCTCTCAGATGTGCCCTCTCCTTGGTCCTTAGGATCTCCTGTAAGCACTCATCTTCGTCACGGGAGGTGGGGATTCGAATGGCATTGAGTACACACTTGATTCAGAGCCTTCATGCAGCTGAAACTGATCAGAGAACAAACAACATGAATCACCATGTTCTCAAAGATGATTTATTAGCTATCCTCACtcatgggaaaaagaaaaacgtaaatgaaattgaaacaaaacaagATTAAATTCCACAGCATTTCTCCAAGGACCTCAGCTAGATGATACAAATGGACCCCTGGGGCTTTCACGTCTGCAGCCTACGTACAGGAGGCCCCATCAAAAGAAACGACGCTTTAATTTCTGCTAAGGTCTACGGTCTAACGTGGTATGATAAGgggattttttaaacaaagaaactaGAATGCTTACTAGCCCATGAGTGACATGTCTTCCAAGCCCACATGGTCACACTTGGGAATTGctgggttccttttttttttttgagatggacgtctcactctgtcgtccaggctggagtgcagtggtgtgatcacagctcagtgcagtgaactcctggactcaagccaccctcccacttcagcctcccaagtagccgggacaacaagcacaagccaccacacctggctaatttttaaaacgttttgtagcgatgggggcctccctgtgtttcccaggctgatctcgacctCCGAGGCTCAatcgatccccccacctcggtctcccaaagtgttgggattacaggcttgaccactgtgcccggcctgggctCCTTTTTGGAATGAGTCTTCCTGATCCAGACAGTTCTCCTGCATGTCCTCGTGGTGGCCAATCTCTGTTCTTTGACGATGAATTTGCTTTCTGAGTAGAGTCTGGTCACCTGGAGCTGGTTTGGTTGAATAAAGGACAATGGGGTTCTAGGATGTAGCTGGGAGATACAAGCTGTGAGTGCTCTAATAATGATATAAGTTTTCTTATGCAGGCCCCAGTTGGTCCTGAAGTCCTTCCTCGAAGAGGCGATCCTGAAACCTACACCAAGTGATGTGAGCGTCAGGAGAATGCGCGTGCAGCAGCCTCCCAGGGTGAGTATGCGATGGGCTGGCATTCGTTTGGACGCTTAGATACTGGCTGGTCATTAAAACCTCGGCTTACCTTACCCGTTTGGGGCTCGATGGGTGCTAAAGCAGTTCCGTTTGTACTTTCTCGAAAAATGGAAGGCTGtcaatttaaattacatttacaTTGGTCCAAAAAAGGCCGGGTCTAAAGGATTTCCATTCCTCAGAGGCAGACAGCAAGGGGGAccctttctccccttccttctcttcaAGTGCTTGCTTCCCAGCCCACTGGACATGCGTGTCCTTTGTGTCACCTGCTCCCTGGAGAAATAAGGTCCCAAGCACCAGCAGTGCACAGGCCAGTCCTTGGCGGGTGGCCTCAGCACAGTGACCTGCCCGGCAGGAGGTCTCAGCACCTTAATCACAGGACTTCCCTGCGGTGTCTCTCTAGTGGGTCAGATACTGCCCTTGGGTCTGTCCCAAGGAGCCCTGTCCTTCCCCCAGATCTGGAGGCCCCGGGGGCAAGGCAGGGGGTGCGCCTAGTCCTCCGGGATGGGAGTGTTGCAGTTCCCGTGGTAGATCTTGACGTGGCCCTCACACCTGAAATAGGCCTCGAAGACGTCACTGTAGCCATGGTCCCTCCACCAGGTGCACAGCTGCCGGTTCCAGGTACAGTCCAGCACATGGAAGAGCTTGGGGTGCTCCATGCCGATCATGGTGAAGAAGTCCTGGTCCCCGAGGTGGCCGCGGAAGTGGTACTTGTCGGCCAGCTGCTGCACCTGCGCCGGCTCCAGCAGGCGGCTGTAGAGCGGGGACTGGCGCATGGCCTCCAGGCTCAGCAACATCACCCCGCTGTTGAAGCCCGGCAGCCCCTCGGGGGGCGGGCCCCCAACCCGGGTCTGGGGGTTCTCATGGCGGAACTGCCAGAACGTGTGCCTGTGGAGAGAGACGACAGAGTTAGTCCGGTGTGCAGGGGAACCAGCCTGCCGCCCTGGGTCTTCACAGCCAGCCTGCGTGCAAACACTGCCACATTCTGGGGGTGCAGAATCCGCATCACTACaccagcaagtggcagagctgggacctgAACCCAGGGCTCTGGACCCCAAGCCTCAGATTCTTTCTACCATCCTCTGCTACGTCCTCACCACAGCCAACACTGATATTATTGACTGAGGATGTACCAGGCGCCATACTAGACCGGCTTACTTACTCCCCACACAACCCCAGGGGATGGGTGCTCTGAGATGATACATCATTTCACAGCCAAGAAAACGGACGCACAGAGAGGTCAAggtatttgcccaaagtcacacacctAGTAAGCAGCAGACGCAGGGGCTAAACCCAGACAATCTGGCTCCAAAGTCCACATTCTTAAGATAGCAGCAATCTAGGCAGAACTTTCCACCCCCTTGTCTTCACCTGTGATCttgaaaaggaggagggagagagaagcaggGGACACAATCCTGAACAGAGATCTCGTCAAGACGCAGGCAGCTGAACCCTGACTGGAACCGAACTGTTTTCTGCTTTAGAACAAGGCTCATTCATTGAGCCCCAAGCCTGGCACTTCAGAAaggctgggcaggggctgggggcctgcgACAGCCCAGGGCACACCATGGGTTAGGGTGAAAGACAGCTGTAGAAGACCCATGCAGGATGATGTCTACTTTAGAAGGAATGTCACTTCAAGTTCAATTTTTCTCTCAGCAGATTTCGAAACCAATCTAGGTTCATAGTTCAGGGAGTGTTAGCCTATTCTAGGTCCTCTACCCAAATGCTTCCATCTGGAGGGAGAAGAAAGACCTAGACACCTCCCTGTGAGGGCCAGGGTCAAAGCGCTGCACTGTCCTCCGGCCTCTAATAGCTAAGCCTCGTGTGTGCTGCAAGGGGTGTGCAGGCGGAGGGGAGAGGCGTCCAAGCCCACACCCACAGAGGAGGGGCCACAGCAATCGTGCCGGTGACCTGGAGGAAGGAGGACCATCAGGAGGCCCACTGTGGCAGGGACAGGCGTGGGAGTGGGTCCTCACGGGGAGGACGCATCATGGCAGaaccagctctgcctcccagcctggAGATGCTGCCCCACTGGCCCCCGCAGAGAGATTCCCCACCCAAACCCAGGATAGGATCTGCGTGATGAAGCAGAAGGCATGGGGGAATAAAACCGGAGACCCTGCCCAGGGTGGCCCTGAGGGGCCACTTCTCAGCACCAGCACATTGTTCCGCTTCTGGGAACGGAGGAACCTTCCTCAAGGTCTCACGTATCACAAAGAGTGCTGAGAGTCTGATCCTGGCGAGGGGGAAGCATTCCCTCCGGACATTCTTACAGGGGAATCCACAGGTTCACTGCTTGTGTTCTGCTGTGACTGGCTGTGAGTGGAACCGAGCTCTGGTGCCTGCCTGGTGGTAACAGCCTTGGCAAAAATAAGCTTCTCAAGCAAACTGAGATGCTGTCATCTTGCCACAAAAGTCTGCGGTGATAGGGTCACACAGGGTTGGGATGCAGCGTGGCAGCTGTGTGTTCATTTTACCCTATTTCTTCCCAGTGGTTCATTTCAGGACCAGGTTATAAAGCAGCTAAAATTCTACCAGGCAGACCAGGGCACCATGACATCATAGAGGAGGGACCCTCTGACGAGGGGCAGTGGGTGCTTTACCACCAAGGAGCTCGATTTACCCTTCAAGGGGTGGGAACGGAAGCATTTACCGAGGTGGAGCAGAGACCCAAAGGGAGGGAGGGCACAAGAGGCAGGACCTGTGCCCACCGAGGTCCTGGACTACCTCATGCTCCATGGAGCCCACGTGTCCATCTTTACTGTCCAGAggacccaggagggagaggactCGCCCAGCTGGGGGTGTGGCCCGTGCAGTCTCTTGTGTCCACAGCACCTCACAGGGCACCAGCACAGCAGGGCCACAGGAAAGATCACAGGGCTGATGAGGAACGATAGAAAGGCAGGCGTGGGGTGGACCGTGCAGCTGTGGACACCGGGTGGAAGCAGGGGGCAGGACACGATGCTGCCGCTGCTGCAcctgcagattcactgagccctCAACCTCCCCGCCAGATCTACTGTAGGGCTGAGTGAGGAGCAGGAACCCGGAGAGGCTGCTCAGATGTCTTTTTAAACGGCTTTACTCCCTAGCAAGTGGGGAGCAAAGAGGCCGCCCACAGCTCCAGGTATCCTTACCAACCTCAGCAGGAACGCTCCCAAATCTTCTGTGTCTGCAGCAAGGAGGAGCAAACAGTGAACTACCACTGAGctcgctgggctcaggagatgGGAGCCgcaggcagagagaagaggacAGAATATGCCTCCAGGAGAAGGCCACAGCACAAGTGGCTCTTTGGGGACAATGCTCAGCACCACCACTCAATCAGGATGAAGAGGTATTTGATGATAGAAAGGACTGGTCTGGGCATCAGCctgagaaggaaaggagggacagGAAATTGGGCATGCAAGCTGCCCCGTGTGTGTGCTGGAGCAGAAACACAGCCTGAAAAGGAACAATGACTGTCCCCACCCAAAGCGATGTTCAGGGGGCCTTTGTTCAAGGAATTCCTGCTATCCCCAAATGAACCCAGAAAGACAGAGCAGTCACCTAAGGGAATGGTGGGTTTCTCTGGCTTCTGTGTCCGCTGGTTCTCGTAGAGGAATCGCATCAGCCTCGGGGTAGAAGGAATGATACGGGGTGTGGACAGTATTGGAGCTCATGCAAGGAACTTCTATCCCATGGCAAAATGGCCTAAACAGGCAGTACCGCCAATCCCCCCAACGCAACAGCACAGCGTGGGTCACGAAGCCCTCTCACACTCTCCACCTCGGCTCCCTCTCTCTGGCAGCCCAGGGACATTACTGCCTGCATTTTTGCAGAAAGGGAACAGAGGTCCTCAGTTTGTCGCAGGCAGGGCTTCTGATCTCTGAGGTCCCTTTGATCTGACTGCCTCGGATTCCACGGGCTAGGGTTCCAAGGAGGTGCGCTTGGATTTCAATCTTATTTCTGAGTTTGGGTGGCACAGGCCGAGGCCAGGGGACAGGGTGATCAGGTGATGCAGGCACCGCTGGCACATTAGGAACTTAGGGCTCAGACCTGAGGCCTCTACGAGGCAGGGCAGTGAGTGTCCCAGACGCCTGCCCTTCTTCACAGGAGTCTGGGGCTGACAACGTATATTCAGGGGCACTGTCCGGGCATGTGCAGAGGCTGCAGGAAACCTTTGTATAAATGCAGGTATTTGGTTCTGAGTCCTGGAGCATCCAGAAGTTTCTCTGACTAACCCCACCCCCCCCATGCCCACAACCCAGCCACTTTGCTCTAACTATCTGGATTGTCTGTCTTCCATAGTCACCTGGAGACCCACGGTAGAGGGGATAAGCTTTTCTCACCCCTTTAGAAATAATTTCAACTGGAAAACAAGCCCCCACGCAGACAGTCCCTGGTAAATATTGGGTCTTTTCAGAAGTCAAGGAGGcccttttggaaaataaaaattaagaagctTTAAGAACATTCTTCCAGTCATAAATGCACTTTCTAAATTTTTAACATTGAATATAACTTAATAATCATAAAAAAGACTATTAGAAGCTAGTCAACTAGTTTTCATGAAGAAAACCCTTCTTTATGGAAAAGGGCATCTGAAGTCATTTGGAAAAGCACAGTTACTTCCTTGCTTCAAGTCTTTCCCTGACGATCACAACCAAGGCCGTTCTGCTAAGGGCTCTCGAGAGAGCCGGGCTGGAGAATCTATGGCTCGTCCTCCTCAGTAAAGGGCACACGTGGCCATCAGCCCTCccgccccctcctcccacccctccaaACCACAGGCCCTTTTGCCTCCGACTCttcgtgattttttttctcctgctccTTTCTCAGCTCCTCAGGTCGagttcaccaccaccacctcctccaagaGGGAGGAAGCGAGGATGGGAAAATGCTGAGCCTGGGCTGTCTGCACAAGACTCTGCAGGAAGGTTCTAGAAGCCTGTGCTGACTCAGGCTAAGTTCAGGCTGTAGACTGTCAGGCAAAGAAGGCTCCATTTGAGGTCTGAGATTCAGCACACGGCCTCGCAAGGCGTACCTCTGTGGCGTCCTTCAGCCTTGAGAGCAGTCACTGTAGGGCCAGCATCTGGGCCTCCTCCCGGAGGAAGCACCCGGCCCGGAGGCTGTGCAGTCAGCGAGGCCTGGAAGCGGGAAATGTGATTTCCCTTATACCCATGCATGTGTGCCTGGCCCAATGAGCTCGTTTGGCGTGGAAGGGACCTTGTTTTCCAGTCATCCAAGATGAGAGTCCAGGAGGGAAAAGCAACACTCAGCAGCTGCCCAGCACTTCATCCACACCAGCCAGGTCCTCTGGGGTGATCCAGGGACATTTCAAGTCCACCCAGGCCCAGAGGCTCTCCGGACACCCTGCGCCCTGGCTGGGTGATGTCGGCTAATTTCAGACCCATGACCCTGCATCTTGGTCCTACCTGGAGCTGAGGCTGAAGTTCTGTGGGGCAGTCTCGAGCTCTTCAGTCCTTTAGGGGAACCACTGCCCTGTGGTATCAAACTGGAGAAGACATGGACATCCTGGAGTTGTAGGGCCACCACGGAGCTCTAAGTACCCATGTCCCTAGAGCAGTCCTTACTGCCAGCTCAGAACTGACCCTTATTAGGATCTCTTGATAACAAGACCTAAAGCAGGCTGAGGTCTCCAGCTCTACTGGACAGAGAAGGTAAGAAGTGTTcccaggccgggagcggtggctcacacctgtaatcccagcactttgggaggccgaggtgggcggatcacctgagttcaggagttcaagaccagcctggccaacatgacaaaaccccgtctctactaaaaatacaaaacttagccgggcatggtggcgtgcgcctgtaatcccagctactcaggaggctgaggcaggataatcgtttgaacccgggaggcagaggttacagtgagttgagattgcgccattgcactccagcctgggcaacaagagtgaaactccgtcccaaaaaaaaagaataagtgttCCCAACATCACACAGGCCATTCGCAGTAGGACTAAGAGATGCTTCTCATAGAGCCACGGTCTACCAGAGCCTGAAGACTGAGGGACTCCTGGTTCATATACCCATtgtgcagatgaggaagctgaggctcaaaaACTGGCCTGCCCAGGGTCACGCTGCTGAAAGGGCAACTCCACATTTGCaggcaaataatttatgcttTTCCACAAATGCTTCTGCCCAGAAAAGGGAACTGCTGCCTCCCACCTGCCCAAAACAAGCCCTGTGGTGAGGCGAGGCAGCACCGCTCAGACAAAGCCAGCCTGCCAGGAGGCGCAGAGGCTGTGCTTTCCCCTCCAGCAGGGCCCACGTCCTCCAAGCTCACCACACTAGCACTTGGAGGAGAGCTGGGTGCCCGAATGGCTGGCAGGACTTGCCTGGGGCAATAGGAGGGACATTAAGCAGGTGGCAGGCATGTGCTCGCCCTTGTCTGTGGGACCTCCTAAGAAACATGTGCTTGTTTTCAAACCCCAGCCCTCTTTGAAGGCCAGCAACTGAGTTGCCAAACCACAACATCCCCAGAACTTGGAAAGGGCAAGCGGGGTCGAGGCAGGGCTGCTGCTTCGCAGGCTGAGTGGGCACTGGGGTTGGTCCTCAGTGCTGAAACCAGGCTGCCTGGCAGGACAGGAGAGGACTGCTGGGGCACCGAGCCCCACAGAGACCCTGTGGGGAGGCACACGGCAGAGGGCTTCCCCTTCAGGCCCTCCCCCCAACATGAGCCACAGCTCCTCCCCTCCAGAAAGAACCAGCACCACGGCCTCCGCCTCCTAGAACCTCTCCCCGCATGCTGGAGGCTGCCAGGGCCCTGCTTTGCAACTGCTGGCATCTCTGCACCACCTGCACAGCCTGAGAGAACAAGGGTTCAGGGAAGGAAGAGGGCCTGGAGGAAGGTCTGGGGGCTCGGGGAAGTGAGAGAAGAGGTGACATCTGCTGAGCAGATGTGCACAGCTTTAATCAGGACAGTGTTACCACCCACCCGTTCCAGGAGAGGAAGAAGCCTGCACGGGGTCACGGGGCCGACTGCGGCACAGGCATTGGAACTCCACTGCGCGTGTTCCCAGAGTCAGAGTTGTTTTGAATTACGTCACGCAGGGGTCTTCGGTGGGAGGAGGGGCAGTCGTGACAGGGCACTGGGGTGGCTAGTAGACGAGCCAAGCATTCTGGAGAGTTGCCCCTGTTACAGTCTGCACAGTGGGCCTCATTTTTACCTAAAGACCACCGGGCTCTGTTAGTTCGCTAGGGCTGCCATCGCAAAGTACCACCAATGGGGCGGCTTCAGCAGCAGAAAGGTTCTGCCTCTCCGTTCTgtgggctggaagtccaagatcacagTGCTGGCAGCTGGCTCTGTCTGGGCTAGGAGGGAGGGTCTGTTCCAGGCGCTCCCCTCGCTCCTGGTGGCTTGCTGGCAGTCTGGGATCCTGGGGAGGCATCACCCAGCTCTCTGCCTTCatattcacatggcattctccctgcgTGCACGTGCCTCTGTGTCCATATTGCCCCTTTCTATCAAGACGCCAGCCATAAGGATCGGGGCCTGCCCTACCCCAGCAGAACCTCATCTCAACTCTTTGTATCTGCAACAACCCCATTCCCACAAAAGGTGACACTCAGAAGTACTGGGGGCTAGGACTTCTGCAGAGGAATTCTGAGGGACACACTTCAACCCACAGCACTCTCCAGCAATGAAGATGGAGAAAAACACCACAGCTCACTGGTACCTTGTTCTCACTGTCCAGGGACTCAGAGGACACCTGTGGGGCCCAGAACTGCCCTCAGCAAACCCCCAGCCCCTGCGGCTCTCAGTGGGTGGAGACAGAATGACCCACAGTGGGCGGGGCAGCCTCTGTCCAGGGAGAGGCAGGTGTCAGTGGCTGGGGAAGGGAAAAGCAGAGGGATGGGAGATGATGTAGGGGGCAGCACGGGGACCCCAGCAGAGAGATGTCCAAAAGCTCCCCCTTGCAACATCTCCTGCTCTTACTGAGACACGCAGGGACACCCGAGAACACactgagctgagagaagaaagcAATCAGCGGTCACCCAGATGTGGAGAGGAGCACCTACTGGACCCCACAGGTGGGGAAGCAAGTAGAACCTCCCTGCCCTCCGGTAACTGGGCTAAGGGGAAGAGAAGATCCTCCACGTGAATTTGCCGATGGGGGCAGTCACAAGGTGAACAGGGAGCGCCTGCAATCTCAACCCAGAGACAGTGCCGCAATAACATGGATGGGATGGGGAAGATCCCCCCACTGAGCTGGGCCGGGACTCTGTGCAGATCAGTGCACTGACCCTACCCAGCAGCGTGCCCTGAGGAGCAGCCCTGACTGTCCCTGTGGGTGCTCAGCCTCTGCAGGGCTGATGCTGCAAATGCTCCTCCCTGCCCAGGCTTAGGGTGTGGCGGCTCCTCAGTGATCAGCCCTCGTCCACCCAGCCAGCCTCCTGGAGTCTGGAATGATAAAGGTGACCCATAGCGTCAGTCTCGTTCCCAAAGCTGTACCAGCTAGGACCAGCCCATCTCTGTGGGGCCCTGTAAAGCTTGGCCTGGGGCTGGACATCGTAGGGGGTGAATGGCCCTGATGGCAAGGCCTCTGACCTGGTGCAGGGCAGCCCTTCAGCCACCTGCAGGCGTCCGTTTCTCCAGAGCCCTGCAGAAGGGCAGCTGGCAGGCCTGAGGCCTCCACATGGCACAGCACCACCAGGACCCCAAGGTTGCTGCCCCGTATCCTCAGGATGTGCCATGCCCTTCTCAAAGGCTACTCCTGGCCCTCTGCtccccatgcccagcctgcctGGGGTTGTCAGTCACGTGACCTTCCCCCAACACCTGCAGCCCTGGAGCTGTAAAAACAGATGGGCAGGGACTGGGGAACTCACCCTCACTCAGTCACACGCAGCCCCGGAGCCTCGGCCCTGGGAGGGGCAAGGGACAGAGATGAGGGGGAAGAGGCAGTGGAGGGGCTTTAAGCCTGGATCCCTACTCAGAGGGCGGAGCCAGCAACAGCCACGGCAGAGCTGGG
This region of Gorilla gorilla gorilla isolate KB3781 chromosome 2, NHGRI_mGorGor1-v2.1_pri, whole genome shotgun sequence genomic DNA includes:
- the XXYLT1 gene encoding xyloside xylosyltransferase 1 isoform X3; translated protein: MWPPRCKDPGRQSAEILQIIQLDLDLKFKTNIRELFEEFDSFLPGAIIGIAREMQPVYRHTFWQFRHENPQTRVGGPPPEGLPGFNSGVMLLSLEAMRQSPLYSRLLEPAQVQQLADKYHFRGHLGDQDFFTMIGMEHPKLFHVLDCTWNRQLCTWWRDHGYSDVFEAYFRCEGHVKIYHGNCNTPIPED
- the XXYLT1 gene encoding xyloside xylosyltransferase 1 isoform X2, with protein sequence MVVTPGEARPPSQSTSSQACLAEILQIIQLDLDLKFKTNIRELFEEFDSFLPGAIIGIAREMQPVYRHTFWQFRHENPQTRVGGPPPEGLPGFNSGVMLLSLEAMRQSPLYSRLLEPAQVQQLADKYHFRGHLGDQDFFTMIGMEHPKLFHVLDCTWNRQLCTWWRDHGYSDVFEAYFRCEGHVKIYHGNCNTPIPED